From Antedon mediterranea chromosome 9, ecAntMedi1.1, whole genome shotgun sequence, a single genomic window includes:
- the LOC140058263 gene encoding venom CUB domain-containing protein 2-like: MRLSMFYVSCLDYKDKPLWHLEDKQCKLSVDEVGTKLYAIFICTSFSLDTQQCNKDIHLESENSSYVFWSPNYPKNCDNNLNCEWMVTTSPGLFIHLEFNDFQLEDEYDFLNIAFAGNEYNVMFTGLTFDSLVSNINTMWIALSTDEDQTKRGFNATVTALIVPPGN, encoded by the exons atgcGTCTGtctatgttttatgtttcatGCTTAGACTACAAAGACAAGCCTCTTTGGCATCTTGAAGATAAACAATGTAAACTGTCTGTTGATgaagttggaaccaagctttacgctatatttatttgtacttCGTTCTCACTAGACACAcaac AATGTAACAAGGATATTCATCTTGAATCTGAGAACTCATCATATGTATTTTGGTCTCCTAATTATCCGAAAAACTGCGACAACAATTTAAACTGTGAATGGATGGTTACAACCTCTCCAGGGTTATTCATTCATCTTGAGTTCAACGACTTTCAACTGGAGGACGAATATGATTTTTTGAATATAGCATTTGCAGGAAATGAATATAACGTTATGTTTACAGGTTTAACATTTGATTCTCTAGTTTCCAACATCAACACAATGTGGATTGCTTTATCTACTGATGAGGATCAAACAAAGAGAGGATTTAATGCAACAGTTACAGCATTAATTGTTCCACCGGGTAATtga
- the LOC140058702 gene encoding NCK-interacting protein with SH3 domain-like encodes MFRALYDYQSKDGKSMNFQKGQRFTLLDKSNGHWWQVMSDQSGTVGYVPANYVTKDELPSDQVLASIDRAMEFLHIAATNKNGVYTAEQRKSLQKLVEHRQTIMREQLGENVPQPKRVAPAAPPSQLSSSQQTRNSFTKDNTPPTSPQNSPVKRASSTKSIKAPSPPAQQVQSVIPVPPPDSTSQSSTSQPVDASTSPMPSPARKYRAPLSPRELAKSPTMESLISPTHRARSDSAIASNLGPELVEMVRVNTNLSFNKSKVAVAMVLNHVKDSVPSVAMVMENIIKTLNTSGVSVGGGRDEERLQVIFSELTSCKDDAQQRSWALHEDESIITEYLEELLSILNDADKCVSVGVIRQEEFEPLSTLVQYYQMETRTSIRLLLLKVFGCICSLDMFALSYLLTSVLPVEIARDTMTDTKNIQKLCFSALVLTMLFSQGESIPYTHYDQLNVEFVNYLLNSIENPPVNDEDEQTPDLFVNVILAFNLQFRIPAENPVVKAFSDNSNVKYFTEKFMLLINREDDPISMFDFEPKPQNSMVKFLADIFSSTETSNIFYTNDMRVLIDIVIRQLTDLNPGDKNRTDYISLVHSILQFTPYNDHRHRRDDLQKCLRSIAEEEDQSSGMDRLIVQEIFKQFPGLF; translated from the exons atgttTCGAGCTTTGTATGACTATCAAAGTAAAGATGGGAAGTCTATGAACTTTCAGAAAGGGCAACGGTTTACCTTGCTTGACAAAAGCAACGGTCATTGGTGGCAAGTTATGTCCGATCAGTCCGGTACGGTAGGATACGTACCGGCGAATTATGTCACAAAAGATGAG TTACCATCAGATCAAGTTCTTGCGTCTATTGATCGTGCAATGGAGTTCCTTCATATAGCAGCAACCAATAAGAATGGGGTTTACACAGCTGAACAAAGAAAAAGCTTACA GAAGCTTGTTGAACATCGTCAAACCATCATGCGTGAACAGCTAGGTGAAAATGTACCTCAACCAAAAAGAGTAGCACCAGCAGCGCCCCCTAGCCAACTATCATCCTCTCAACAAACTCGAAACTCATTTACAAAAGACAACACGCCTCCGACGTCACCACAAAACTCACCTGTCAAACGAGCATCTAGTACTAAATCAATTAAAGCGCCCTCACCTCCAGCGCAACAAGTGCAATCTGTAATCCCCGTTCCACCTCCAGACTCAACGTCGCAATCGTCAACATCGCAGCCTGTTGATGCTTCCACGAGTCCTATGCCATCACCCGCACGAAAATACCGAGCACCATTATCACCACGTGAACTTGCAAAGTCACCAACCATGGAGTCGTTGATTAGTCCAACACACAGAGCGCGCTCAGACAGTGCAATAGCTTCAAATCTTGGTCCTGAATTAGTTGAAATGGTGCGAGTTAACACAAACCTCAGTTTTAATAAATCTAAAGTGGCTGTTGCCATGGTGTTGAATCATGTTAAAGATTCCGTGCCAAGTGTTGCCATGGTAATGGagaatattataaaaacattgaaTACA TCAGGGGTATCTGTTGGAGGTGGACGGGATGAAGAGCGCCTCCAGGTGATTTTTTCTGAGCTGACAAGTTGTAAGGATGATGCGCAACAGAGAAGCTGGGCACTTCACGAGGATGAGTCTATCATTACGGAGTATTTAGAAGAACTTCTTTCAATATTG AATGATGCTGATAAATGTGTTAGTGTGGGAGTTATCCGACAAGAGGAATTTGAGCCGCTATCAACTCTTGTACAATACTATCAAATG GAAACAAGGACAAGTATACGGCTTCTGTTACTAAAGGTTTTTGGCTGTATATGTTCGTTAGACATGTTCGCCCTCTCTTATCTGCTGACGTCGGTGCTACCGGTTGAGATTGCTCGTGATACGATGACTGACACAAAAAATATCCAAAAACTCTGCTTCTCTGCTCTAGTACTTACAATGTTATTTTCACAAGGGGAATCAATCCCATATACGCACTATG atcaGTTGAATGTGGagtttgtaaattatttattgaattCGATTGAGAATCCACCAGTCAATGATGAGGATGAGCAAACTCCTGATCTGTTTGTTAATGTCATTCTTGCTTTCAATCTACAGTTTCGAA TTCCAGCTGAAAATCCAGTAGTGAAAGCTTTTAGTGACAACtcaaatgtgaaatattttactgAGAAATTTATGCTACTAATCAATAGGGAAG atgatCCTATATCCATGTTTGACTTTGAACCTAAGCCACAGAATTCTATGGTGAAGTTTTTAGCTGACATCTTCTCATCAACAGAAACATCAAATATTTTCTACACAAATGATATGAGGGTGCTGATAGATATTGTCATACGACAACTGACGGACTTAAATCCTGGAGACAAG aatcGAACCGATTACATTTCACTAGTGCATAGCATACTACAGTTCACGCCTTACAATGACCACAGACATCGCAGGGACGATCTCCAAAAATGCCTTCGATCAATAGCAGAGGAAGAAGATCAGTCAAGTGGGATGGACAGACTCATTGTTCAGGAAATTTTCAAGCAGTTCCCTGGACTTTTCTGA
- the LOC140058264 gene encoding thyroid transcription factor 1-like, which yields MSKEKKSHFEALERLLKKRKLRRVFTKAQTYELERHFHQNQYLSPLERHRLAHLIRLTPTQVKIWFQNRRYKLKKSLREESFEKIPMLPRKVPVHVLIRDGMPCWPVSNVYPPQGLNNCQAYGKSKVMFTPPPHYIQYLSSSLNNFTQIQHV from the exons aTGTCGAAAG AAAAGAAATCTCATTTCGAAGCATTAGAAAGATTACTGAAAAAACGAAAACTACGAAGAGTTTTTACAAAAGCACAGACTTACGAACTAGAGAGGCACTTTCATCAAAACCAATATTTATCACCACTGGAACGTCACCGTCTGGCTCATCTCATTCGTCTGACTCCTACACAAGTGAAAATCTGGTTTCAGAATCGTCGCTACAAGTTGAAGAAATCTCTACGAGAAGAATCGTTTGAGAAAATACCGATGTTACCTCGGAAAGTTCCAGTGCATGTGTTGATTCGGGATGGCATGCCATGTTGGCCAGTGTCAAATGTCTATCCACCACAAGGACTAAATAATTGTCAGGCTTACGGCAAATCAAAAGTAATGTTTACGCCACCACCACACTACATCCAATATCTTTCATCCAGTTTAAACAATTTCACACAAATACAACATGTTTGA
- the LOC140059007 gene encoding uncharacterized protein, producing the protein MDSESDLESVSSDRPSSSSSSSSDEENGTGLIIPYNFEPRFEEHELQDIDEEAQGEDVDMMAARLDNLEWCSCEHCQIMGSGEECICCKECENTSAKLEDNVNLFNNDAPFSCITNHPGFKSVALDPWVLEVAWLSYKQHYDKKVIYNGPKNKKYRHISYRQYARWIHGYVGKNIRIVLPSCVVSCIRAHFPPPGDDPVFTGFKLPDLN; encoded by the exons ATGGATTCCGAAAGCGATTTAGAAAGTGTTTCATCAGATAGACCAAGTAGTAGTAGTTCATCATCAAGTGATGAGGAAAATGGTACTGGCCTTATAATACCATATAATTTCGAACCACGTTTTGAGGAACATGAATTACAAGACATTGATGAAGAAGCCCAAGGTGAAGATGTTGACATGATGGCTGCACGCCTGGATAATTTAGAATG GTGTTCCTGTGAACATTGCCAAATCATGGGCTCAGGGGAAGAGTGCATCTGCTGCAAGGAGTGCGAAAACACAAGTGCTAAACTTGAAGACAATGTCAATCTGTTCAACAATGATGCTCCATTCTCCTGCATCACAAATCATCCAGGTTTCAAGTCTGTTGCTCTTGACCCTTGGGTGCTGGAAGTAGCATGGCTTTCGTATAAGCAACACTATGATAAGAAAGTTATCTATAACGGaccaaaaaacaaaaagtaCCGTCACATATCGTACAGACAGTATGCCCGATGGATACATGGATATGTCGGAAAAAATATCCGTATAGTGCTTCCGTCTTGTGTTGTCTCTTGCATAAGAGCACATTTCCCACCACCTGGAGATGACCCAGTGTTTACAGGATTTAAATTACCCGACCTAAATTAA
- the LOC140058265 gene encoding uncharacterized protein, producing MTKQSIGFSINDIIGEPESASAANVVSAGAPVNDNGFLTTFRLLLNAKTAVPTIHVVRETSDDGGQVAKECTAQRSAFVKREKAGVIRELITGTEDEEEDEQELASVCDKPLMVSRGTQTRKQRKRVRRRKMSKAKVVAPKKAKPTYKEQSSDEDDEDFDESTEDDSDSDYRPEEDVSVSDGEDTEMEDDEMKGFNGDAHRQPKYIVFHNHLLMLLSICLSCFSSKVQVCCRNKGSMLIANIRCLCCHTNREWKSQPEARGTPMGNILLSGAILFSGSTPTQFLRALKSINVSAISKRTFFRHQQNFLHRVVRNNWFSKRDKHFAELQGKDISIGVDGRCDSMGHSAKYGSYTSVDLTENKILNVELVQSSDVKSSYHMELKGLQKTLDVFKDFKVNISTIVSDRHRQLQKYLRDNFPDIKHYFDCWHIAKSIKKKIQAISTKKSCNLLGNWQKSISNHYYWCVMSTNIDEKDIIEAKWKSVVRHVQNLHTGHPEPYTECAHPVMSPSDQRLTKWLTADTEACDALQKFVETKMLVKDIRNSSPHGQTSSVEGYHSLINHFAPKMFHFSYSGMKSRLFIAALHYNENSTREQMVNKAGEKQYVISFPKYKKGGYIVKKLLTECTYNYVDELFKSLLEVVMEPNLDAFTETIPPSLCAAFERPEKSAAVAQHTSRFKNQ from the exons ACAACGGTTTCCTCACTACTTTTAGGCTTTTACTGAATGCCAAAACAGCGGTACCAACAATACATGTTGTGAGGGAGACATCCGACGATGGTGGTCAGGTGGCCAAAGAGTGTACAGCACAGAG GTCAGCATTTGTTAAAAGAGAAAAGGCGGGAGTGATCAGGGAGCTTATTACTGGAACAGAGGATGAGGAAGAGGATGAACAGGAGCTGGCAAGTGTATGCGATAAGCCTCTTATGGTGTCCAGAGGCACACAGACACGAAAGCAAAGAAAACGTGTTCGGCGACGAAAAATGAGCAAAGCTAAAGTCGTGGCACCCAAAAAAGCCAAACCAACATACAAAGAACAATCGtctgatgaagatgatgaagattTTGATGAGTCGACAGAAGATGATAGCGATTCAGATTATCGACCGGAAGAGGATGTATCGGTTTCAGATGGTGAGGATACAGAGATGGAAGATGATGAGATGAAAGGATTTAATGGGGATGCACATAGACAGCcaaaatacattgtttttcaCAATCACCTACTGATGCTACTTTCTATATGCCTTTCCTGTTTTTCCAGTAAAGTTCAAGTATGTTGTCGTAACAAGGGAAGCATGCTTATTGCAAACATAAGATGCTTATGTTGCCACACTAACCGCGAGTGGAAAAGTCAGCCAGAAGCTAGAGGTACCCCAATGGGTAACATTCTACTAAGTGGGGCTATTCTTTTTTCTGGCTCAACACCCACACAATTTTTAAGAGCGCTAAAAAGTATAAATGTGAGCGCCATTAGTAAACGTACTTTTTTCCGTCACCAACAAAATTTCTTGCACAGAGTTGTAAGGAATAATTGGTTTTCTAAAAGGGATAAGCACTTTGCTGAATTACAGGGCAAGGATATTTCTATTGGCGTAGATGGACGCTGTGACAGTATGGGCCACAGTGCAAAATATGGTTCATACACATCAGTTGACTTGACCGAAAATAAGATTTTGAATGTTGAATTAGTTCAGAGTAGTGATGTTAAATCATCTTATCATATGGAACTTAAGGGTCTACAAAAAACATTGGATGTCTTTAAAGATTTCAAAGTAAATATAAGTACAATTGTTTCCGATAGACATAGACaactacaaaaatatttaagggATAATTTTCCAGACATTAAGCATTATTTTGACTGCTGGCACATTGCAAAAAGTATTAAGAAAAAGATCCAGGCCATATCAACAAAAAAATCGTGTAACCTTTTAGGTAATTGGCAAAAATCTATTTCTAACCATTATTACTGGTGTGTAATGTCCACCAACATTGATGAAAAAGATATCATTGAAGCAAAGTGGAAGTCTGTGGTAAGACATGTACAAAATCTTCATACTGGACATCCTGAACCATATACGGAATGTGCCCATCCGGTAATGTCTCCTTCAGACCAACGGTTAACAAAGTGGTTGACTGCTGATACTGAAGCTTGTGATGCCTTACAAAAATTTGTTGAAACCAAAATGTTGGTGAAGGACATTCGCAATTCTTCACCTCATGGGCAAACGTCATCAGTGGAAGGGTACCATAGCCTTATTAATCATTTTGCTCCTAAAATGTTCCACTTTTCATATAGTGGAATGAAGAGTCGACTTTTCATAGCTGCTCTTCACTATAATGAGAACAGTACCAGAGAACAAATGGTAAATAAGGCTGGAGAAAAGCAATACGTAATATCATTTCCCAAGTACAAGAAAGGGGGTTACATTGTTAAAAAACTTTTAACAGAATGTacatataattatgttgatGAGTTGTTCAAGAGTCTTCTTGAGGTTGTTATGGAACCAAATCTAGATGCATTTACAGAGACCATACCACCATCATTGTGCGCAGCATTTGAAAGACCTGAAAAAAGTGCTGCAGTTGCCCAACATACAAGCCGGTTTAAAAACCAGTAA